One Saimiri boliviensis isolate mSaiBol1 chromosome 17, mSaiBol1.pri, whole genome shotgun sequence genomic window carries:
- the GHDC gene encoding GH3 domain-containing protein isoform X1: protein MLLWPLLLLLLLLLLPTLALLRQRWSQDAKLSWLAGLQHRVAWGALGWAATWQQRKLEQSTLHMYQSQQRALRWCLQGAQRPHCPLRGSTDISTFRNHLPLTKASETQEEESGEQLPSPTSHQDLGEAPLQATLLGLVALNKAYPEVLAQGGAACLTLTSPWPGSLPWPGKALGRVSTPGTKDPRVLLLEALRSPGLRALEAGTAVELLDVFLGLEADGEELAGAIAAGNPGAPLPERAAELREALEQGPRGLALRLWPKLQVVVTLDAGGQAEAVAALRALWCQGLAFFSPAYAASGGVLGLNLQPEQPHGLYLLPPGPLFIELLPVKEGTQEEAASTLLLAEAQQGKEYELVLTDRASLTRCRLGDVVQMVGAHNQCPVVRFICRLSQTLSVRGEDVGEDLFSEALGRAVGQWPGAKLLDHGCVESSILDSAVGSAPHYEVFVELRGLRNLSEENRDKLDHCLQEASPRYKSLRFWGSVGPARVHLVGQGAFRALRSALAACPSSPFPPAMPRVLRHRHLAQCLQQRVVS from the exons ATGCTGCTGTGGCCacttctgctgcttctgctgctgctgctgctgccaacATTGGCCCTGCTCAGGCAGCGGTGGTCCCAGGATGCCAAGCTGTCTTGGCTTGCTGGCCTCCAGCACCGAGTGGCATGGggggccctgggctgggcagCCACCTGGCAGCAGCGGAAGCTGGAGCAGAGCACCCTCCACATGTACCAGAGCCAGCAGCGGGCCCTGAGGTGGTGTCTACAGGGAGCCCAGCGTCCCCACTGTCCCCTGAGGGGGAGCACAG ACATAAGCACCTTCCGGAATCATCTTCCTTTGACTAAGGCCAGCGAGACCCAGGAGGAAGAGAGCGGAGAGCAGCTACCGTCCCCAACCTCACACCAGGATCTGGGGGAGGCCCCTCTGCAG GCCACCTTGCTGGGTCTGGTAGCCCTAAACAAGGCCTACCCAGAAGTCCTGGCTCAGGGCGGTGCTGCCTGTCTGACCCTCACATCCCCTTGGCCTGGATCCCTGCCTTGGCCTGGGAAGGCCCTGGGCCGGGTTAGCACCCCTGGAACCAAGGACCCAAGGGTCCTCCTGCTGGAGGCACTGAGGTCCCCAGGGCTGAGGGCACTGGAGGCCGGGACTGCAGTTGAACTCCTGGATGTCTTTTTGGGCCTGGAGGCTGACGGTGAAGAGCTGGCAGGGGCGATAGCTGCCGGGAACCCTGGAGCGCCTCTCCCTGAACGGGCGGCTGAGCTGCGGGAGGCCCTAGAGCAGGGACCCCGAGGACTGGCTCTTCGGCTGTGGCCAAAGCTGCAGGTGGTGGTGACTCTGGATGCAGGAGGCCAGGCCGAGGCTGTGGCTGCCCTCAGGGCCTTGTGGTGCCAAGGACTAGCCTTCTTCTCTCCTGCTTATGCGGCCTCTGGAG GGGTACTCGGCCTAAACCTACAGCCAGAGCAGCCCCACGGGCTCTACCTTCTGCCCCCTGGACCCCTCTTTATCGAGCTGCTCCCAGTCAAGGAAGGCACCCAGGAGGAAGCTGCCTCCACTCTCCTTCTGGCTGaggcccagcagggcaaggagTATGAGCTGGTGCTGACGGATCGTGCCAGCCTCACCAG GTGCCGCCTGGGAGATGTGGTGCAAATGGTTGGTGCTCACAATCAGTGTCCAGTCGTCAGGTTCATCTGCAG GCTGAGCCAGACCCTGAGTGTGCGAGGGGAAGACGTTGGTGAGGACCTGTTCTCTGAGGCCCTGGGCCGGGCAGTGGGGCAGTGGCCGGGGGCCAAGCTGCTGGACCATGGCTGTGTGGAGAGCAGCATTCTGG ATTCCGCTGTGGGCTCTGCTCCTCACTACGAGGTGTTTGTGGAGCTGAGGGGGCTGAGGAATCTGTCGGAGGAAAATCGAGACAAG CTGGACCACTGCCTTCAGGAAGCTTCTCCCCGCTACAAGTCCCTGCGGTTCTGGGGCAGCGTGGGCCCTGCTAGAGTCCACCTGGTGGGGCAGGGGGCCTTCCGAGCACTCCGGTCAGCCCTTgctgcctgcccctcctccccgTTCCCGCCTGCGATGCCCCGGGTCCTTCGGCATAGGCACCTGGCCCAGTGTCTGCAGCAGAGGGTGGTGTCCTAA
- the GHDC gene encoding GH3 domain-containing protein isoform X2, which produces MLLWPLLLLLLLLLLPTLALLRQRWSQDAKLSWLAGLQHRVAWGALGWAATWQQRKLEQSTLHMYQSQQRALRWCLQGAQRPHCPLRGSTDISTFRNHLPLTKASETQEEESGEQLPSPTSHQDLGEAPLQADGEELAGAIAAGNPGAPLPERAAELREALEQGPRGLALRLWPKLQVVVTLDAGGQAEAVAALRALWCQGLAFFSPAYAASGGVLGLNLQPEQPHGLYLLPPGPLFIELLPVKEGTQEEAASTLLLAEAQQGKEYELVLTDRASLTRCRLGDVVQMVGAHNQCPVVRFICRLSQTLSVRGEDVGEDLFSEALGRAVGQWPGAKLLDHGCVESSILDSAVGSAPHYEVFVELRGLRNLSEENRDKLDHCLQEASPRYKSLRFWGSVGPARVHLVGQGAFRALRSALAACPSSPFPPAMPRVLRHRHLAQCLQQRVVS; this is translated from the exons ATGCTGCTGTGGCCacttctgctgcttctgctgctgctgctgctgccaacATTGGCCCTGCTCAGGCAGCGGTGGTCCCAGGATGCCAAGCTGTCTTGGCTTGCTGGCCTCCAGCACCGAGTGGCATGGggggccctgggctgggcagCCACCTGGCAGCAGCGGAAGCTGGAGCAGAGCACCCTCCACATGTACCAGAGCCAGCAGCGGGCCCTGAGGTGGTGTCTACAGGGAGCCCAGCGTCCCCACTGTCCCCTGAGGGGGAGCACAG ACATAAGCACCTTCCGGAATCATCTTCCTTTGACTAAGGCCAGCGAGACCCAGGAGGAAGAGAGCGGAGAGCAGCTACCGTCCCCAACCTCACACCAGGATCTGGGGGAGGCCCCTCTGCAG GCTGACGGTGAAGAGCTGGCAGGGGCGATAGCTGCCGGGAACCCTGGAGCGCCTCTCCCTGAACGGGCGGCTGAGCTGCGGGAGGCCCTAGAGCAGGGACCCCGAGGACTGGCTCTTCGGCTGTGGCCAAAGCTGCAGGTGGTGGTGACTCTGGATGCAGGAGGCCAGGCCGAGGCTGTGGCTGCCCTCAGGGCCTTGTGGTGCCAAGGACTAGCCTTCTTCTCTCCTGCTTATGCGGCCTCTGGAG GGGTACTCGGCCTAAACCTACAGCCAGAGCAGCCCCACGGGCTCTACCTTCTGCCCCCTGGACCCCTCTTTATCGAGCTGCTCCCAGTCAAGGAAGGCACCCAGGAGGAAGCTGCCTCCACTCTCCTTCTGGCTGaggcccagcagggcaaggagTATGAGCTGGTGCTGACGGATCGTGCCAGCCTCACCAG GTGCCGCCTGGGAGATGTGGTGCAAATGGTTGGTGCTCACAATCAGTGTCCAGTCGTCAGGTTCATCTGCAG GCTGAGCCAGACCCTGAGTGTGCGAGGGGAAGACGTTGGTGAGGACCTGTTCTCTGAGGCCCTGGGCCGGGCAGTGGGGCAGTGGCCGGGGGCCAAGCTGCTGGACCATGGCTGTGTGGAGAGCAGCATTCTGG ATTCCGCTGTGGGCTCTGCTCCTCACTACGAGGTGTTTGTGGAGCTGAGGGGGCTGAGGAATCTGTCGGAGGAAAATCGAGACAAG CTGGACCACTGCCTTCAGGAAGCTTCTCCCCGCTACAAGTCCCTGCGGTTCTGGGGCAGCGTGGGCCCTGCTAGAGTCCACCTGGTGGGGCAGGGGGCCTTCCGAGCACTCCGGTCAGCCCTTgctgcctgcccctcctccccgTTCCCGCCTGCGATGCCCCGGGTCCTTCGGCATAGGCACCTGGCCCAGTGTCTGCAGCAGAGGGTGGTGTCCTAA